Proteins from a genomic interval of Papaver somniferum cultivar HN1 chromosome 4, ASM357369v1, whole genome shotgun sequence:
- the LOC113275602 gene encoding ubiquitin receptor RAD23c-like isoform X1, producing MKINVKTLKGSHFEIEVKPEDSVADVKTIIETTQGSDVYPAAQQMLIHQGKVLKDETTMLENNVAENNFLVIMLSKKPASSGPSTTPARLATPSATAPASTIPAPAPAPASTTPASAPAPSSSPATAPDSTVAAASTEGDVYGQAASNLVAGNNFEAAIQQILDMGGGTWDRDTVIRALRAAFNNPERAVDYLYSGIPEQAVVPPVAQPPTAAPAVNAPAQAPQPTLPVPSAGPNANPLDLFPQGLPNLGANAPGAGSLDFLRNNQQFQALRAMVQQNPQILQPMLQELGKQNPHLMRLIQEHQADFLRLINEPVEGDEGNPLGSAVPQTIAVTPEERDAIERLEGMGFPRAVVLEVFFACNKNEELAANYLLDHMDDIDD from the exons ATGAAGATTAACGTCAAGACTCTTAAAGGTTCTCACTTCGAGATCGAAGTGAAACCTGAAGATTCG GTTGCAGATGTTAAGACAATAATTGAGACAACACAAGGTTCCGACGTTTACCCCGCGGCTCAACAAATGCTTATTCATCAGGGTAAAGTTCTGAAAGATGAAACAACAATGCTTGAAAACAACGTTGCTGAGAATAATTTTCTGGTCATTATGTTGTCCAAG AAACCTGCATCTTCTGGACCTTCAACCACACCCGCTAGGCTG GCGACTCCCTCTGCCACAGCTCCTGCATCGACAATCCCTGCTCCAGCTCCTGCTCCTGCATCAACAACACCTGCTTCAGCTCCTGCACCTTCGTCTTCACCTGCCACCGCTCCTGACTCTACTGTCGCTGCTGC TAGCACCGAGGGAGATGTCTATGGGCAAGCGGCATCCAATCTCGTCGCTGGAAATAACTTTGAGGCAGCCATTCAACAAATCCTTGACATGGGAGGGGGTACTTGGGACAGGGATACTGTAATCCGTGCTCTACGGGCTGCATTTAATAATCCAGAGAGAGCTGTTGACTATCTATACTCT GGTATTCCCGAGCAAGCAGTAGTTCCACCTGTGGCCCAACCACCGACAGCAGCGCCAGCTGTGAATGCTCCTGCCCAGGCACCACAGCCAACACTACCAGTTCCTTCCGCTGGGCCTAATGCAAATCCGTTAGATTTATTTCCTCAG GGACTTCCCAATCTTGGTGCTAACGCTCCTGGTGCAGGATCTTTGGATTTTCTTCGGAACAATCAACAG TTTCAAGCTTTGAGAGCTATGGTGCAGCAAAATCCCCAAATATTGCAG CCGATGCTTCAGGAGCTTGGAAAGCAAAACCCACACCTAATGAGGCTCATTCAAGAGCATCAAGCTGATTTCCTTCGCTTGATCAATGAACCTGTTGAAGGAGATGAAGG GAATCCATTGGGCTCAGCAGTGCCACAGACTATAGCAGTCACACCAGAAGAGCGTGATGCCATTGAACGT CTGGAGGGAATGGGATTTCCTCGAGCAGTTGTACTGGAGGTTTTCTTTGCCTGCAACAAGAATGAGGAGTTAGCTGCCAATTACCTTCTTGACCACATGGATGATATTGATGATTGA
- the LOC113275602 gene encoding ubiquitin receptor RAD23d-like isoform X2, whose amino-acid sequence MKINVKTLKGSHFEIEVKPEDSVADVKTIIETTQGSDVYPAAQQMLIHQGKVLKDETTMLENNVAENNFLVIMLSKKPASSGPSTTPARLATPSATAPASTIPAPAPAPASTTPASAPAPSSSPATAPDSTVAAATEGDVYGQAASNLVAGNNFEAAIQQILDMGGGTWDRDTVIRALRAAFNNPERAVDYLYSGIPEQAVVPPVAQPPTAAPAVNAPAQAPQPTLPVPSAGPNANPLDLFPQGLPNLGANAPGAGSLDFLRNNQQFQALRAMVQQNPQILQPMLQELGKQNPHLMRLIQEHQADFLRLINEPVEGDEGNPLGSAVPQTIAVTPEERDAIERLEGMGFPRAVVLEVFFACNKNEELAANYLLDHMDDIDD is encoded by the exons ATGAAGATTAACGTCAAGACTCTTAAAGGTTCTCACTTCGAGATCGAAGTGAAACCTGAAGATTCG GTTGCAGATGTTAAGACAATAATTGAGACAACACAAGGTTCCGACGTTTACCCCGCGGCTCAACAAATGCTTATTCATCAGGGTAAAGTTCTGAAAGATGAAACAACAATGCTTGAAAACAACGTTGCTGAGAATAATTTTCTGGTCATTATGTTGTCCAAG AAACCTGCATCTTCTGGACCTTCAACCACACCCGCTAGGCTG GCGACTCCCTCTGCCACAGCTCCTGCATCGACAATCCCTGCTCCAGCTCCTGCTCCTGCATCAACAACACCTGCTTCAGCTCCTGCACCTTCGTCTTCACCTGCCACCGCTCCTGACTCTACTGTCGCTGCTGC CACCGAGGGAGATGTCTATGGGCAAGCGGCATCCAATCTCGTCGCTGGAAATAACTTTGAGGCAGCCATTCAACAAATCCTTGACATGGGAGGGGGTACTTGGGACAGGGATACTGTAATCCGTGCTCTACGGGCTGCATTTAATAATCCAGAGAGAGCTGTTGACTATCTATACTCT GGTATTCCCGAGCAAGCAGTAGTTCCACCTGTGGCCCAACCACCGACAGCAGCGCCAGCTGTGAATGCTCCTGCCCAGGCACCACAGCCAACACTACCAGTTCCTTCCGCTGGGCCTAATGCAAATCCGTTAGATTTATTTCCTCAG GGACTTCCCAATCTTGGTGCTAACGCTCCTGGTGCAGGATCTTTGGATTTTCTTCGGAACAATCAACAG TTTCAAGCTTTGAGAGCTATGGTGCAGCAAAATCCCCAAATATTGCAG CCGATGCTTCAGGAGCTTGGAAAGCAAAACCCACACCTAATGAGGCTCATTCAAGAGCATCAAGCTGATTTCCTTCGCTTGATCAATGAACCTGTTGAAGGAGATGAAGG GAATCCATTGGGCTCAGCAGTGCCACAGACTATAGCAGTCACACCAGAAGAGCGTGATGCCATTGAACGT CTGGAGGGAATGGGATTTCCTCGAGCAGTTGTACTGGAGGTTTTCTTTGCCTGCAACAAGAATGAGGAGTTAGCTGCCAATTACCTTCTTGACCACATGGATGATATTGATGATTGA
- the LOC113275603 gene encoding uncharacterized protein LOC113275603, with protein sequence MLSSIPQPSMALCINNGGSAICNTTTTPTSQTHLSFRPQIIILNNPSKRSSHIATAKKISARTGRFDSKNKKTTGGGGGGTSTTTIEEVDAVIERERSERDLADGVVNGIDDGYFLPELPGDKPDPFEGAQWDGLGFFLQYQWAFGVVFALIACGVAVATYNEGATDFKQTTVYKESVQSRELLEEPETSNADVFEGNPTEEAPSLE encoded by the exons ATGCTATCATCCATTCCGCAACCTTCCATGGCTCTCTGTATTAACAATGGAGGTAGTGCTATTTGCAACACAACCACCACCCCCACTTCTCAAACCCACCTCTCATTTCGTCCTCAAATTATTATTCTAAACAACCCAAGTAAAAGATCTTCACATATTGCTACTGCAAAGAAAATCTCTGCTAGAACTGGTAGGTTTGATAGCAAAAACAAGAAAactactggtggtggtggtggaggaactAGTACAACCACAATTGAAGAAGTGGATGCAGTTATTGAGAGAGAGAGAAGTGAAAGGGACTTAGCAGATGGGGTCGTAAATGGAATTGATGATGGTTATTTCTTGCCAGAGCTACCTGGTGATAAACCTGATCCTTTTGAAGGTGCTCAGTGGGATGGTCTTGGTTTCTTTCTTCAGTATCAGTGGGCTTTTGGTGTTGTCTTTGCG CTGATTGCTTGTGGAGTTGCGGTTGCGACTTACAACGAAGGGGCGACAGACTTTAAGCAGACAACGGTATACAAGGAGTCGGTCCAGTCTCGAGAGTTGTTGGAAGAACCAGAGACTTCAAATGCAGATGTTTTCGAGGGAAATCCAACTGAAGAAGCACCTAGTCTAGAGTAA
- the LOC113272566 gene encoding protein YLS3-like translates to MASHSSFHILSLLLLLLISTPFAFPEAESPSTGSDIIECGSRLLTLVPCLPYVQGTMPAPARLCCDNLMDLYVQEENCLCVLLSSDNPINFFSINQTLALRLPALCRIKLDTTSCPGLVPSADSPAPGIQVLQGTSSNTSSPEPEPELVPPMTAMAPMPNMGFRKSNGQKLTFRQAPFVAFATIYLLTRAFI, encoded by the exons ATGGCTTCTCATTCAAGTTTCCATATCCTTTCTCTGTTACTACTACTCCTTATTTCAACTCCATTTGCTTTCCCAGAGGCTGAATCTCCTTCGACAGGCTCCGACATTATTGAATGCGGGTCTCGCTTGCTTACTTTAGTACCCTGCTTGCCCTATGTACAAGGAACTATGCCTGCACCAGCACGTCTGTGCTGCGACAACCTCATGGATCTCTATGTTCAAGAAGAAAACTGCCTCTGTGTGTTGCTTAGTAGTGATAATCCAATCAACTTTTTTTCTATTAATCAAACACTTGCTTTAAGGCTTCCTGCTCTCTGTAGGATTAAGCTCGACACAACTTCATGTCCAG GGTTGGTTCCATCAGCTGATTCGCCTGCACCTGGCATTCAAGTGTTACAGGGAACAAGTTCAAATACTTCTTCACCTGAGCCTGAACCTGAACTTG TTCCACCTATGACCGCAATGGCACCAATGCCAAATATGGGATTCCGTAAGAGCAACGGCCAAAAGTTAACATTCAGACAAGCTCCTTTTGTGGCATTTGCAACAATTTATCTATTGACAAGAGCTTTCATCTAG
- the LOC113275604 gene encoding UV-B-induced protein At3g17800, chloroplastic-like: protein MASMVIQGVMNNGDAAALVVLPSFSSFSGSSFRFSRRFANPTFLLSNGILKSFNSFGYPKVGIKLEKYRPKVRASGASNDDTTTPPVAPLELESPTGQLLSQILQTHPHLLPAAVDQHLENLQAERDSPKEEDSSQTQNLLYKRIAEVKEKEKKKTLEEIIYCLVVQDFLKYKIMMIPLISVPTGDPTGKVDAWPNQEQKLESVHSSEAFEMIQNHLSLVLGERDGGPLSNTVQISKLKLGKLYAASIMYGYFLKRVDERFQLERSMKTLPKSLNKAQEISREPLPESPFWDQDSLFRIPPDDDIDDEGVISNSAEVNTLKEYVMYLDADTLQKYATIRSKEAISLIERQTQALFGRPDIKIAEDGSIDMSNDEVIGISFSGLGLLVLEAVAFGSFLWDAEGYVESKYHFFKI, encoded by the exons atggcaaGCATGGTGATACAAGGTGTAATGAATAATGGAGATGCTGCTGCACTTGTTGTTTTACCATCGTTTTCATCCTTTTCGGGTTCAAGTTTTAGATTCAGTAGGAGATTTGCTAATCCTACGTTTCTTCTTTCAAATGGGATTCTCAAG AGCTTCAATTCCTTTGGCTATCCGAAGGTAGGTATTAAGCTTGAGAAGTACAGACCAAAGGTGAGAGCATCAGGGGCTTCCAATGATGATACAACTACACCTCCGGTTGCTCCTTTAGAGCTTGAATCTCCGACTGGTCAGCTTCTCTCACAAATACTTCAAACCCACCCGCATTTACTCCCTGCAGCCGTTGATCAACATCTTGAGAACCTTCAAGCTGAGCGAGATTCTCCAAAAGAAGAAGATTCATCCCAAACTCAAAATCTCCTATACAA GAGAATCGCAGaagttaaagaaaaagaaaaaaagaaaactttaGAAGAGATAATCTACTGCTTGGTTGTCCAAGACTTCTTAAAGTATAAAATCATGATGATTCCTTTGATATCAGTTCCAACGGGTGATCCAACTGGTAAGGTAGATGCTTGGCCAAACCAAGAACAGAAGTTAGAGTCTGTTCATTCCTCTGAGGCCTTTGAAATGATTCAGAACCATCTATCACTTGTTCTTGGTGAGCGAGATGGGGGCCCTCTCAGTAATACTGTCCAAATCAGCAAACTCAAGCTCGGGAAGCTTTATGCAGCCTCCATAATGTATGGGTATTTCCTCAAAAGAGTTGACGAAAGATTTCAGCTTGAAAGAAGTATGAAAACTCTTCCAAAGAGTTTGAATAAAGCACAAGAGATTTCCCGAGAACCACTTCCAGAAAGCCCGTTCTGGGATCAGGATTCATTATTTCGAATCCCACctgatgatgatattgatgaCGAAGGAGTCATCTCAAATTCTGCTGAAGTAAATACATTGAAAGAATATGTTATGTACTTGGATGCGGATACACTACAGAAATATGCAACAATAAGATCAAAAGAAGCTATTTCATTAATTGAGAGACAGACCCAAGCATTGTTTGGAAGACCGGATATCAAAATTGCCGAGGATGGTTCAATCGATATGTCTAACGATGAGGTAATTGGGATCTCATTCTCTGGGTTGGGACTTTTGGTATTGGAAGCAGTTGCATTTGGATCGTTTCTGTGGGATGCTGAAGGATACGTCGAGTCTAAGTACCATTTTTTCAAAATCTGA